A single region of the Maniola jurtina chromosome 6, ilManJurt1.1, whole genome shotgun sequence genome encodes:
- the LOC123866332 gene encoding spondin-1-like isoform X1, with protein MDISLCWYVINMLVLLALCVLGEAGAAASGQCERAPPHAQPADVHYKLSVAGDPDLFLPGELYIVSVQGVDSGQGPTPFGSFAIWSEIVEDPENENINSTKTSNSHSLGTFQAYDAQTKPHETCKSAVDNATAHPKTEVQVIWSAPTIAVDSCVRLCARATQIEGTKSSVLARKLCPAPVTATLSRQPPIIEPCCACDEAKYEVTFEGLWSRNTHPREFPPEGARAHFGDVIGASHTAQYRVWQEGRVASMGLRRLADDGTTTALEKELKAESDRIRTIIKARGISWQQVAGAGIPSTFAVFRVDAKHHLVSLAAKLAPSPDWIVGVSALELCNANCTWRRSAILPLYPYDVGTDNGLTYMSRRSPTIPQAAVRALRPEWPRDARSPFYSTTGEMRPIARLRLSRLRLYEKSCDPAEPGGEQIPENVVSSAGGACATHAWGPWGACSVTCGEGRVARQRHYVWPAKAKADACRIALTEYRSCRGPRMHCRVISDYEPDPAESSGPCAVSPWSQWSPCAGCGVRARTRHYLVARAHKRCHVGFRARTVMSQAMPCEAGPCHRPGDPANATNFDWFYIDKAKSDCMITPWGGWSPCSARCGRGKRIRTRLYVSRDSRVQKELTRRLLMSWNQRFAELQNIELPFENVTSDDPKIESLVQEHLDRCQFTLTQQEALCDGEDSNCENETVSEEVCKLPVSVGPCRGYDERWFFDSSRGNCEPFGYTGCGGNANNFRNRDACERACHSNKEEAVTPSLIEASTKKIKATPSTEDNEVMQNDAPPPDVNCEMGPWLGWSDCFGECDFAVKLNYRHILRHPSGSGKPCHKVVKSRICKPTHCKKLLLNINNSSEMFSGDERDD; from the exons ATGGATATCAGCCTTTGTTG gtacgttATCAATATGTTGGTGCTGCTTGCGCTATGTGTTCTGGGCGAGGCGGGCGCCGCCGCCAGCGGGCAGTGCGAGCGCGCGCCGCCGCACGCCCAGCCGGCGGACGTGCATTACAAGCTCAGCGTGGCCGGCGATCCCGACTTGTTCTTACCAGGAGAACTTTATATTG TATCGGTTCAAGGAGTCGACAGCGGTCAAGGCCCGACACCATTCGGAAGTTTTGCGATATGGTCTGAAATAGTGGAAGACCCCGAAAATGAGAATATCAACAGTACAAAGACAAGTAACTCCCATTCGCTCGGAACGTTTCAGGCTTACGACGCGCAAACTAAGCCGCACGAAACTTGCAAGTCAGCTGTGGACAATGCTACCGCACATCCGAAAACAGAAGTGCAA GTGATCTGGAGCGCTCCCACAATCGCAGTGGACTCGTGCGTGCGATTATGCGCTCGTGCGACGCAAATAGAGGGCACAAAAAGCTCAGTACTTGCGCGCAAGCTATGCCCTGCGCCCGTCACTGCCACGCTCAGTCGCCAGCCACCGATCATTGAGCCATGCTGTGCTTGTGACGAGGCCAAGTATGAA GTAACATTCGAAGGTCTGTGGTCCCGCAATACGCATCCCCGCGAGTTTCCGCCCGAGGGCGCGCGGGCGCATTTCGGTGACGTCATAGGCGCCTCTCACACGGCGCAGTATCGCGTGTGGCAAGAAGGGCGAGTCGCCAGCATGGGCTTGCGTCGGTTAGCTGACGATGGCACCACCACTGCTCTTGAAAAGGAGCTAAAGGCAGAG AGCGATCGAATCCGCACAATAATCAAAGCCCGCGGCATTTCCTGGCAACAAGTCGCCGGGGCGGGAATCCCCAGCACGTTCGCAGTTTTTCGAGTGGATGCTAAACATCACCTCGTGTCTCTCGCCGCGAAGCTTGCTCCGTCTCCTGACTGGATCGTGGGCGTTTCAGCGCTTGAGCTTTGCAATGCGAACTGCACATGGCGCCGATCGGCCATCTTACCTCTTTACCCTTATGACGTTGGCACTGATAATGGACTCACTTACATG TCCCGCCGTAGCCCGACGATACCCCAAGCTGCAGTGCGAGCTCTGCGGCCGGAGTGGCCGCGCGATGCCCGCTCTCCGTTCTACAGCACCACTGGGGAGATGCGACCCATCGCCCGCCTTCGACTCTCACGACTACGACTTTATGAGAAGAGCTGTGATCCTGCAG AACCCGGTGGTGAACAAATCCCGGAGAATGTGGTGAGCAGTGCGGGCGGGGCGTGCGCGACGCACGCATGGGGGCCGTGGGGCGCCTGCAGCGTGACGTGCGGCGAGGGCCGCGTGGCGCGCCAGCGACACTACGTGTGGCCTGCGAAAGCCAAGGCCGACGCTTGCAGAATAGCTCTCACTGAATACCGCTCATGTCGCGGGCCCAGGATGCATTGCAG AGTAATATCAGATTACGAGCCCGACCCGGCGGAGTCGAGCGGCCCGTGCGCAGTGTCGCCGTGGTCGCAGTGGTCGCCGTGCGCCGGCTGCGGGGTGCGAGCGCGCACGCGACACTACTTGGTGGCGCGCGCGCACAAACGCTGCCACGTGGGCTTCCGAGCGCGCACCGTCATGAGCCAGGCCATGCCGTGCGAAGCAGGGCCTTGTCACAG ACCTGGTGATCCAGCAAATGCTACAAACTTCGATTGGTTTTATATA GATAAAGCTAAATCGGATTGCATGATAACGCCGTGGGGCGGGTGGTCGCCGTGCTCCGCGCGATGTGGTCGCGGCAAGCGAATCCGTACTCGCCTCTATGTGTCACGGGATTCGCGGGTGCAGAAGGAACTCACTCGGCGACTCTTAATGAGCTGGAACCAACGATTTGCTGAATTGCAGAACATT GAACTGCcatttgaaaatgtaacaagtGATGATCCCAAAATAGAGTCGTTAGTGCAGGAGCATCTAGATCGTTGTCAGTTTACTTTGACACAGCAGGAGGCTCTTTGCGATGGCGAAGACTCCAATTGCGAAAATGAGACCGTTTCAGAAG AAGTATGTAAGCTGCCGGTATCCGTGGGACCTTGTCGCGGGTACGATGAGCGTTGGTTTTTCGACTCGTCGCGAGGGAACTGTGAGCCTTTTGGATACACGGGCTGTGGCGGCAACGCCAACAACTTCCGCAATAGAGACGCCTGTGAACGAGCATGTCACAGCAACAAGGAAGAAGCTG TTACGCCGTCGCTCATAGAAGCAAGcacaaagaaaattaaagcGACGCCTTCAACTGAGGATAATGAAGTTATGCAGAACGATGCACCACCACCTG ACGTCAACTGTGAGATGGGTCCGTGGCTGGGATGGAGCGACTGTTTCGGCGAATGCGACTTCGCAGTCAAACTAAATTACCGACACATCCTT
- the LOC123866332 gene encoding spondin-1-like isoform X4, whose amino-acid sequence MDISLCWYVINMLVLLALCVLGEAGAAASGQCERAPPHAQPADVHYKLSVAGDPDLFLPGELYIVSVQGVDSGQGPTPFGSFAIWSEIVEDPENENINSTKTSNSHSLGTFQAYDAQTKPHETCKSAVDNATAHPKTEVQVIWSAPTIAVDSCVRLCARATQIEGTKSSVLARKLCPAPVTATLSRQPPIIEPCCACDEAKYEVTFEGLWSRNTHPREFPPEGARAHFGDVIGASHTAQYRVWQEGRVASMGLRRLADDGTTTALEKELKAESDRIRTIIKARGISWQQVAGAGIPSTFAVFRVDAKHHLVSLAAKLAPSPDWIVGVSALELCNANCTWRRSAILPLYPYDVGTDNGLTYMSRRSPTIPQAAVRALRPEWPRDARSPFYSTTGEMRPIARLRLSRLRLYEKSCDPAEPGGEQIPENVVSSAGGACATHAWGPWGACSVTCGEGRVARQRHYVWPAKAKADACRIALTEYRSCRGPRMHCRVISDYEPDPAESSGPCAVSPWSQWSPCAGCGVRARTRHYLVARAHKRCHVGFRARTVMSQAMPCEAGPCHRPGDPANATNFDWFYIDKAKSDCMITPWGGWSPCSARCGRGKRIRTRLYVSRDSRVQKELTRRLLMSWNQRFAELQNIELPFENVTSDDPKIESLVQEHLDRCQFTLTQQEALCDGEDSNCENETVSEEVCKLPVSVGPCRGYDERWFFDSSRGNCEPFGYTGCGGNANNFRNRDACERACHSNKEEAVTPSLIEASTKKIKATPSTEDNEVMQNDAPPPAPSLWIGKTVP is encoded by the exons ATGGATATCAGCCTTTGTTG gtacgttATCAATATGTTGGTGCTGCTTGCGCTATGTGTTCTGGGCGAGGCGGGCGCCGCCGCCAGCGGGCAGTGCGAGCGCGCGCCGCCGCACGCCCAGCCGGCGGACGTGCATTACAAGCTCAGCGTGGCCGGCGATCCCGACTTGTTCTTACCAGGAGAACTTTATATTG TATCGGTTCAAGGAGTCGACAGCGGTCAAGGCCCGACACCATTCGGAAGTTTTGCGATATGGTCTGAAATAGTGGAAGACCCCGAAAATGAGAATATCAACAGTACAAAGACAAGTAACTCCCATTCGCTCGGAACGTTTCAGGCTTACGACGCGCAAACTAAGCCGCACGAAACTTGCAAGTCAGCTGTGGACAATGCTACCGCACATCCGAAAACAGAAGTGCAA GTGATCTGGAGCGCTCCCACAATCGCAGTGGACTCGTGCGTGCGATTATGCGCTCGTGCGACGCAAATAGAGGGCACAAAAAGCTCAGTACTTGCGCGCAAGCTATGCCCTGCGCCCGTCACTGCCACGCTCAGTCGCCAGCCACCGATCATTGAGCCATGCTGTGCTTGTGACGAGGCCAAGTATGAA GTAACATTCGAAGGTCTGTGGTCCCGCAATACGCATCCCCGCGAGTTTCCGCCCGAGGGCGCGCGGGCGCATTTCGGTGACGTCATAGGCGCCTCTCACACGGCGCAGTATCGCGTGTGGCAAGAAGGGCGAGTCGCCAGCATGGGCTTGCGTCGGTTAGCTGACGATGGCACCACCACTGCTCTTGAAAAGGAGCTAAAGGCAGAG AGCGATCGAATCCGCACAATAATCAAAGCCCGCGGCATTTCCTGGCAACAAGTCGCCGGGGCGGGAATCCCCAGCACGTTCGCAGTTTTTCGAGTGGATGCTAAACATCACCTCGTGTCTCTCGCCGCGAAGCTTGCTCCGTCTCCTGACTGGATCGTGGGCGTTTCAGCGCTTGAGCTTTGCAATGCGAACTGCACATGGCGCCGATCGGCCATCTTACCTCTTTACCCTTATGACGTTGGCACTGATAATGGACTCACTTACATG TCCCGCCGTAGCCCGACGATACCCCAAGCTGCAGTGCGAGCTCTGCGGCCGGAGTGGCCGCGCGATGCCCGCTCTCCGTTCTACAGCACCACTGGGGAGATGCGACCCATCGCCCGCCTTCGACTCTCACGACTACGACTTTATGAGAAGAGCTGTGATCCTGCAG AACCCGGTGGTGAACAAATCCCGGAGAATGTGGTGAGCAGTGCGGGCGGGGCGTGCGCGACGCACGCATGGGGGCCGTGGGGCGCCTGCAGCGTGACGTGCGGCGAGGGCCGCGTGGCGCGCCAGCGACACTACGTGTGGCCTGCGAAAGCCAAGGCCGACGCTTGCAGAATAGCTCTCACTGAATACCGCTCATGTCGCGGGCCCAGGATGCATTGCAG AGTAATATCAGATTACGAGCCCGACCCGGCGGAGTCGAGCGGCCCGTGCGCAGTGTCGCCGTGGTCGCAGTGGTCGCCGTGCGCCGGCTGCGGGGTGCGAGCGCGCACGCGACACTACTTGGTGGCGCGCGCGCACAAACGCTGCCACGTGGGCTTCCGAGCGCGCACCGTCATGAGCCAGGCCATGCCGTGCGAAGCAGGGCCTTGTCACAG ACCTGGTGATCCAGCAAATGCTACAAACTTCGATTGGTTTTATATA GATAAAGCTAAATCGGATTGCATGATAACGCCGTGGGGCGGGTGGTCGCCGTGCTCCGCGCGATGTGGTCGCGGCAAGCGAATCCGTACTCGCCTCTATGTGTCACGGGATTCGCGGGTGCAGAAGGAACTCACTCGGCGACTCTTAATGAGCTGGAACCAACGATTTGCTGAATTGCAGAACATT GAACTGCcatttgaaaatgtaacaagtGATGATCCCAAAATAGAGTCGTTAGTGCAGGAGCATCTAGATCGTTGTCAGTTTACTTTGACACAGCAGGAGGCTCTTTGCGATGGCGAAGACTCCAATTGCGAAAATGAGACCGTTTCAGAAG AAGTATGTAAGCTGCCGGTATCCGTGGGACCTTGTCGCGGGTACGATGAGCGTTGGTTTTTCGACTCGTCGCGAGGGAACTGTGAGCCTTTTGGATACACGGGCTGTGGCGGCAACGCCAACAACTTCCGCAATAGAGACGCCTGTGAACGAGCATGTCACAGCAACAAGGAAGAAGCTG TTACGCCGTCGCTCATAGAAGCAAGcacaaagaaaattaaagcGACGCCTTCAACTGAGGATAATGAAGTTATGCAGAACGATGCACCACCACCTG
- the LOC123866332 gene encoding spondin-1-like isoform X3 encodes MDISLCWYVINMLVLLALCVLGEAGAAASGQCERAPPHAQPADVHYKLSVAGDPDLFLPGELYIVSVQGVDSGQGPTPFGSFAIWSEIVEDPENENINSTKTSNSHSLGTFQAYDAQTKPHETCKSAVDNATAHPKTEVQVIWSAPTIAVDSCVRLCARATQIEGTKSSVLARKLCPAPVTATLSRQPPIIEPCCACDEAKYEVTFEGLWSRNTHPREFPPEGARAHFGDVIGASHTAQYRVWQEGRVASMGLRRLADDGTTTALEKELKAESDRIRTIIKARGISWQQVAGAGIPSTFAVFRVDAKHHLVSLAAKLAPSPDWIVGVSALELCNANCTWRRSAILPLYPYDVGTDNGLTYMSRRSPTIPQAAVRALRPEWPRDARSPFYSTTGEMRPIARLRLSRLRLYEKSCDPAEPGGEQIPENVVSSAGGACATHAWGPWGACSVTCGEGRVARQRHYVWPAKAKADACRIALTEYRSCRGPRMHCRVISDYEPDPAESSGPCAVSPWSQWSPCAGCGVRARTRHYLVARAHKRCHVGFRARTVMSQAMPCEAGPCHRPGDPANATNFDWFYIELPFENVTSDDPKIESLVQEHLDRCQFTLTQQEALCDGEDSNCENETVSEEVCKLPVSVGPCRGYDERWFFDSSRGNCEPFGYTGCGGNANNFRNRDACERACHSNKEEAVTPSLIEASTKKIKATPSTEDNEVMQNDAPPPDVNCEMGPWLGWSDCFGECDFAVKLNYRHILRHPSGSGKPCHKVVKSRICKPTHCKKLLLNINNSSEMFSGDERDD; translated from the exons ATGGATATCAGCCTTTGTTG gtacgttATCAATATGTTGGTGCTGCTTGCGCTATGTGTTCTGGGCGAGGCGGGCGCCGCCGCCAGCGGGCAGTGCGAGCGCGCGCCGCCGCACGCCCAGCCGGCGGACGTGCATTACAAGCTCAGCGTGGCCGGCGATCCCGACTTGTTCTTACCAGGAGAACTTTATATTG TATCGGTTCAAGGAGTCGACAGCGGTCAAGGCCCGACACCATTCGGAAGTTTTGCGATATGGTCTGAAATAGTGGAAGACCCCGAAAATGAGAATATCAACAGTACAAAGACAAGTAACTCCCATTCGCTCGGAACGTTTCAGGCTTACGACGCGCAAACTAAGCCGCACGAAACTTGCAAGTCAGCTGTGGACAATGCTACCGCACATCCGAAAACAGAAGTGCAA GTGATCTGGAGCGCTCCCACAATCGCAGTGGACTCGTGCGTGCGATTATGCGCTCGTGCGACGCAAATAGAGGGCACAAAAAGCTCAGTACTTGCGCGCAAGCTATGCCCTGCGCCCGTCACTGCCACGCTCAGTCGCCAGCCACCGATCATTGAGCCATGCTGTGCTTGTGACGAGGCCAAGTATGAA GTAACATTCGAAGGTCTGTGGTCCCGCAATACGCATCCCCGCGAGTTTCCGCCCGAGGGCGCGCGGGCGCATTTCGGTGACGTCATAGGCGCCTCTCACACGGCGCAGTATCGCGTGTGGCAAGAAGGGCGAGTCGCCAGCATGGGCTTGCGTCGGTTAGCTGACGATGGCACCACCACTGCTCTTGAAAAGGAGCTAAAGGCAGAG AGCGATCGAATCCGCACAATAATCAAAGCCCGCGGCATTTCCTGGCAACAAGTCGCCGGGGCGGGAATCCCCAGCACGTTCGCAGTTTTTCGAGTGGATGCTAAACATCACCTCGTGTCTCTCGCCGCGAAGCTTGCTCCGTCTCCTGACTGGATCGTGGGCGTTTCAGCGCTTGAGCTTTGCAATGCGAACTGCACATGGCGCCGATCGGCCATCTTACCTCTTTACCCTTATGACGTTGGCACTGATAATGGACTCACTTACATG TCCCGCCGTAGCCCGACGATACCCCAAGCTGCAGTGCGAGCTCTGCGGCCGGAGTGGCCGCGCGATGCCCGCTCTCCGTTCTACAGCACCACTGGGGAGATGCGACCCATCGCCCGCCTTCGACTCTCACGACTACGACTTTATGAGAAGAGCTGTGATCCTGCAG AACCCGGTGGTGAACAAATCCCGGAGAATGTGGTGAGCAGTGCGGGCGGGGCGTGCGCGACGCACGCATGGGGGCCGTGGGGCGCCTGCAGCGTGACGTGCGGCGAGGGCCGCGTGGCGCGCCAGCGACACTACGTGTGGCCTGCGAAAGCCAAGGCCGACGCTTGCAGAATAGCTCTCACTGAATACCGCTCATGTCGCGGGCCCAGGATGCATTGCAG AGTAATATCAGATTACGAGCCCGACCCGGCGGAGTCGAGCGGCCCGTGCGCAGTGTCGCCGTGGTCGCAGTGGTCGCCGTGCGCCGGCTGCGGGGTGCGAGCGCGCACGCGACACTACTTGGTGGCGCGCGCGCACAAACGCTGCCACGTGGGCTTCCGAGCGCGCACCGTCATGAGCCAGGCCATGCCGTGCGAAGCAGGGCCTTGTCACAG ACCTGGTGATCCAGCAAATGCTACAAACTTCGATTGGTTTTATATA GAACTGCcatttgaaaatgtaacaagtGATGATCCCAAAATAGAGTCGTTAGTGCAGGAGCATCTAGATCGTTGTCAGTTTACTTTGACACAGCAGGAGGCTCTTTGCGATGGCGAAGACTCCAATTGCGAAAATGAGACCGTTTCAGAAG AAGTATGTAAGCTGCCGGTATCCGTGGGACCTTGTCGCGGGTACGATGAGCGTTGGTTTTTCGACTCGTCGCGAGGGAACTGTGAGCCTTTTGGATACACGGGCTGTGGCGGCAACGCCAACAACTTCCGCAATAGAGACGCCTGTGAACGAGCATGTCACAGCAACAAGGAAGAAGCTG TTACGCCGTCGCTCATAGAAGCAAGcacaaagaaaattaaagcGACGCCTTCAACTGAGGATAATGAAGTTATGCAGAACGATGCACCACCACCTG ACGTCAACTGTGAGATGGGTCCGTGGCTGGGATGGAGCGACTGTTTCGGCGAATGCGACTTCGCAGTCAAACTAAATTACCGACACATCCTT
- the LOC123866332 gene encoding spondin-1-like isoform X5, translated as MDISLCWYVINMLVLLALCVLGEAGAAASGQCERAPPHAQPADVHYKLSVAGDPDLFLPGELYIVSVQGVDSGQGPTPFGSFAIWSEIVEDPENENINSTKTSNSHSLGTFQAYDAQTKPHETCKSAVDNATAHPKTEVQVIWSAPTIAVDSCVRLCARATQIEGTKSSVLARKLCPAPVTATLSRQPPIIEPCCACDEAKYESDRIRTIIKARGISWQQVAGAGIPSTFAVFRVDAKHHLVSLAAKLAPSPDWIVGVSALELCNANCTWRRSAILPLYPYDVGTDNGLTYMSRRSPTIPQAAVRALRPEWPRDARSPFYSTTGEMRPIARLRLSRLRLYEKSCDPAEPGGEQIPENVVSSAGGACATHAWGPWGACSVTCGEGRVARQRHYVWPAKAKADACRIALTEYRSCRGPRMHCRVISDYEPDPAESSGPCAVSPWSQWSPCAGCGVRARTRHYLVARAHKRCHVGFRARTVMSQAMPCEAGPCHRPGDPANATNFDWFYIDKAKSDCMITPWGGWSPCSARCGRGKRIRTRLYVSRDSRVQKELTRRLLMSWNQRFAELQNIELPFENVTSDDPKIESLVQEHLDRCQFTLTQQEALCDGEDSNCENETVSEEVCKLPVSVGPCRGYDERWFFDSSRGNCEPFGYTGCGGNANNFRNRDACERACHSNKEEAVTPSLIEASTKKIKATPSTEDNEVMQNDAPPPDVNCEMGPWLGWSDCFGECDFAVKLNYRHILRHPSGSGKPCHKVVKSRICKPTHCKKLLLNINNSSEMFSGDERDD; from the exons ATGGATATCAGCCTTTGTTG gtacgttATCAATATGTTGGTGCTGCTTGCGCTATGTGTTCTGGGCGAGGCGGGCGCCGCCGCCAGCGGGCAGTGCGAGCGCGCGCCGCCGCACGCCCAGCCGGCGGACGTGCATTACAAGCTCAGCGTGGCCGGCGATCCCGACTTGTTCTTACCAGGAGAACTTTATATTG TATCGGTTCAAGGAGTCGACAGCGGTCAAGGCCCGACACCATTCGGAAGTTTTGCGATATGGTCTGAAATAGTGGAAGACCCCGAAAATGAGAATATCAACAGTACAAAGACAAGTAACTCCCATTCGCTCGGAACGTTTCAGGCTTACGACGCGCAAACTAAGCCGCACGAAACTTGCAAGTCAGCTGTGGACAATGCTACCGCACATCCGAAAACAGAAGTGCAA GTGATCTGGAGCGCTCCCACAATCGCAGTGGACTCGTGCGTGCGATTATGCGCTCGTGCGACGCAAATAGAGGGCACAAAAAGCTCAGTACTTGCGCGCAAGCTATGCCCTGCGCCCGTCACTGCCACGCTCAGTCGCCAGCCACCGATCATTGAGCCATGCTGTGCTTGTGACGAGGCCAAGTATGAA AGCGATCGAATCCGCACAATAATCAAAGCCCGCGGCATTTCCTGGCAACAAGTCGCCGGGGCGGGAATCCCCAGCACGTTCGCAGTTTTTCGAGTGGATGCTAAACATCACCTCGTGTCTCTCGCCGCGAAGCTTGCTCCGTCTCCTGACTGGATCGTGGGCGTTTCAGCGCTTGAGCTTTGCAATGCGAACTGCACATGGCGCCGATCGGCCATCTTACCTCTTTACCCTTATGACGTTGGCACTGATAATGGACTCACTTACATG TCCCGCCGTAGCCCGACGATACCCCAAGCTGCAGTGCGAGCTCTGCGGCCGGAGTGGCCGCGCGATGCCCGCTCTCCGTTCTACAGCACCACTGGGGAGATGCGACCCATCGCCCGCCTTCGACTCTCACGACTACGACTTTATGAGAAGAGCTGTGATCCTGCAG AACCCGGTGGTGAACAAATCCCGGAGAATGTGGTGAGCAGTGCGGGCGGGGCGTGCGCGACGCACGCATGGGGGCCGTGGGGCGCCTGCAGCGTGACGTGCGGCGAGGGCCGCGTGGCGCGCCAGCGACACTACGTGTGGCCTGCGAAAGCCAAGGCCGACGCTTGCAGAATAGCTCTCACTGAATACCGCTCATGTCGCGGGCCCAGGATGCATTGCAG AGTAATATCAGATTACGAGCCCGACCCGGCGGAGTCGAGCGGCCCGTGCGCAGTGTCGCCGTGGTCGCAGTGGTCGCCGTGCGCCGGCTGCGGGGTGCGAGCGCGCACGCGACACTACTTGGTGGCGCGCGCGCACAAACGCTGCCACGTGGGCTTCCGAGCGCGCACCGTCATGAGCCAGGCCATGCCGTGCGAAGCAGGGCCTTGTCACAG ACCTGGTGATCCAGCAAATGCTACAAACTTCGATTGGTTTTATATA GATAAAGCTAAATCGGATTGCATGATAACGCCGTGGGGCGGGTGGTCGCCGTGCTCCGCGCGATGTGGTCGCGGCAAGCGAATCCGTACTCGCCTCTATGTGTCACGGGATTCGCGGGTGCAGAAGGAACTCACTCGGCGACTCTTAATGAGCTGGAACCAACGATTTGCTGAATTGCAGAACATT GAACTGCcatttgaaaatgtaacaagtGATGATCCCAAAATAGAGTCGTTAGTGCAGGAGCATCTAGATCGTTGTCAGTTTACTTTGACACAGCAGGAGGCTCTTTGCGATGGCGAAGACTCCAATTGCGAAAATGAGACCGTTTCAGAAG AAGTATGTAAGCTGCCGGTATCCGTGGGACCTTGTCGCGGGTACGATGAGCGTTGGTTTTTCGACTCGTCGCGAGGGAACTGTGAGCCTTTTGGATACACGGGCTGTGGCGGCAACGCCAACAACTTCCGCAATAGAGACGCCTGTGAACGAGCATGTCACAGCAACAAGGAAGAAGCTG TTACGCCGTCGCTCATAGAAGCAAGcacaaagaaaattaaagcGACGCCTTCAACTGAGGATAATGAAGTTATGCAGAACGATGCACCACCACCTG ACGTCAACTGTGAGATGGGTCCGTGGCTGGGATGGAGCGACTGTTTCGGCGAATGCGACTTCGCAGTCAAACTAAATTACCGACACATCCTT